In Luteitalea sp. TBR-22, one genomic interval encodes:
- a CDS encoding M20/M25/M40 family metallo-hydrolase: MFRTHTSRPIALASLLAAAVACNGTPAPEVTPDKGAVAAAPAVDAALLERRIAAHMRFLASDALNGRGSGTRDEWIAATYIGAQLAALGLEPMGDDGWFVQQVEVQHYKAAAPPVLTAGDRTFTRGEAFTVNSVSGPRLAGPLRHFVAGAPVPPGAVVILPADAPTSAFGALGGAVLVLRKAAATPTGARARGPSDRIASQLVGVPPGPPANPTVLTLDAATHEAITAMADGTPVRLESELVPLERTRTWNVVGRLAGSDPSAASQAVILSAHLDHIGAREARAGEVTDAIYNGADDDASGVTAVLELARLLTSGPRPRRPIVFALFGSEEAGGYGAGYFVDRPVVPLSDIVADLQIEMIGRPDDKVAAGTLWLTGYERSTLGPKLAEHGARLVADPHPDQRFFERSDNIRFARRGVVAHTVSSFGLHKEYHQPSDELRHVNVAHMRDAVASLVEPVRWLATTTEKPDWIEGKKP, from the coding sequence ATGTTTCGCACCCACACATCCCGCCCGATTGCCCTCGCCAGCCTGCTGGCCGCTGCCGTGGCCTGCAACGGCACGCCCGCGCCGGAGGTCACCCCGGACAAGGGGGCCGTCGCGGCCGCCCCGGCCGTCGACGCGGCGCTGCTCGAGCGGCGCATCGCCGCGCACATGCGGTTCCTTGCCAGCGACGCGCTGAACGGCCGTGGCAGCGGCACGCGCGACGAGTGGATTGCCGCCACCTACATCGGCGCGCAGCTCGCCGCACTCGGCCTCGAGCCGATGGGCGACGACGGCTGGTTCGTGCAGCAGGTGGAGGTGCAGCACTACAAGGCCGCCGCGCCACCGGTGCTCACGGCCGGCGACCGCACGTTCACGCGCGGTGAGGCGTTCACCGTGAACTCGGTGTCGGGGCCGCGGCTGGCCGGGCCGCTGCGTCACTTCGTGGCCGGCGCGCCGGTGCCGCCAGGGGCGGTGGTCATCCTGCCGGCCGACGCGCCGACCTCTGCGTTCGGCGCCCTCGGCGGGGCGGTGCTGGTCCTCCGCAAGGCGGCGGCGACGCCGACCGGGGCTCGTGCCCGCGGGCCATCCGATCGCATCGCCTCGCAACTGGTGGGCGTGCCGCCGGGGCCGCCGGCCAACCCGACGGTGCTGACGCTCGACGCGGCCACGCACGAGGCCATCACCGCAATGGCCGATGGCACGCCGGTGCGGCTCGAGAGCGAGCTGGTGCCACTGGAGCGCACGCGCACGTGGAACGTCGTGGGGCGCCTCGCGGGCAGCGATCCGTCGGCCGCCTCGCAGGCGGTCATCCTGTCGGCGCACCTCGATCACATCGGCGCGCGCGAGGCGAGGGCCGGCGAGGTCACCGATGCCATCTACAACGGCGCCGACGACGACGCCTCTGGCGTGACGGCGGTGCTGGAACTCGCGCGGCTGTTGACGTCGGGGCCACGCCCGCGCCGACCCATCGTGTTCGCGTTGTTCGGCAGCGAGGAAGCCGGCGGCTACGGCGCGGGCTACTTCGTGGACCGGCCCGTCGTGCCGCTCTCGGACATCGTCGCCGACCTGCAGATCGAGATGATCGGCAGGCCGGACGACAAGGTGGCGGCCGGCACGCTGTGGCTCACCGGCTACGAGCGGTCGACGCTCGGACCGAAGCTGGCCGAGCACGGCGCCCGGCTGGTCGCCGATCCGCATCCCGACCAGCGCTTCTTCGAGCGGTCCGACAACATCCGCTTCGCGCGACGCGGCGTGGTGGCCCACACCGTGTCGAGCTTCGGGCTGCACAAGGAGTACCACCAGCCCTCCGACGAGTTGCGGCACGTCAACGTGGCGCACATGCGCGACGCGGTCGCGTCCCTCGTGGAACCGGTGCGCTGGCTGGCGACCACGACCGAGAAACCTGACTGGATTGAGGGGAAGAAGCCATGA
- a CDS encoding glycoside hydrolase family 127 protein: protein MSRATAVIAGIVTCIAGTVVASGVVGVGAQAPPPRDYPVQPVPFTAVTLDDEFWAPRIERNRTASIPTALQQCEITGRVENFRRAARVLRGEPLENTKPPGYPFDDSDLYKVIEGASYALSVTPDPKLDAYVDELIATIAAAQERDGYLYTTRTINPAAPHPWAGTARWELERDDSHELYNLGHLFEAAAAHHQATGKRTLLDVAVRAADLLDRTFGPGKASIWPGHQVTEMGLVRLYRVTGEARYLALAKFLLDARGPNAGEKTNPRGLEYNQAHLRAVEQTEPVGHAVRAMYMYAGMADVAAITGDVAYARALDAIWTHTVGSKLYVTGGIGATGAGEAFGARYELPNMSAYNETCASVGMDFWNHRLFLLHGDGKYVDVLERTLFNALLSGVALDGRTYFYPNPLESIGQHQRSPWFGVACCPGNITRFLASLPGYLYAHQGDTIFVNLYAAGTARIDTDGGHRVTLRQQTRYPWDGRVSVTVTPEASRSFALKLRIPGWAREQPVPSDLYRFDDGPAPAPTLTVNGAAVPVEVDRGYATIRRAWNAGDVVTLDLPMPARRVRAHPSVEADRDRVAVQRGPIVMAAEWPDNDGDVRNVVIAADAPLATRFRADLLGGVPVVTTRGTALARARDGSLTRRPREVTLIPYATWANRGAGPMAVWLATSDAAAKPRPFPTVSVRSTVTTSPARRSPRPINDGELPASSGDSTAYFDWWPRKGETAWVEYALAEAATVDHAAVYWFDDTGRGEVRVPASWHIEYRQGDKWIPVQATGAYGTAKDAMNRVAFGPVRTTALRLVVVMQPGFSAGLQEWSVD, encoded by the coding sequence ATGTCACGCGCAACAGCAGTCATCGCCGGCATCGTGACCTGCATCGCGGGCACCGTCGTCGCAAGCGGCGTGGTCGGAGTGGGCGCACAGGCGCCGCCGCCGCGCGACTACCCGGTGCAGCCGGTGCCCTTCACGGCGGTGACGCTCGACGACGAGTTCTGGGCGCCGCGGATCGAGCGCAACCGGACGGCGTCGATCCCGACGGCCTTGCAGCAGTGCGAGATCACCGGGCGGGTCGAGAACTTCCGCCGGGCGGCGCGCGTCCTGCGCGGCGAGCCGCTCGAGAACACGAAGCCGCCGGGCTACCCGTTCGACGACAGCGACCTCTACAAGGTCATCGAGGGCGCCTCCTACGCCTTGAGCGTGACGCCCGACCCGAAGCTCGACGCCTACGTCGACGAGTTGATCGCGACCATCGCGGCAGCGCAGGAACGCGACGGCTACCTGTACACGACGCGGACCATCAATCCTGCCGCCCCGCATCCGTGGGCCGGCACCGCACGCTGGGAACTGGAGCGCGACGACAGCCACGAGTTGTACAACCTCGGGCACCTGTTCGAGGCCGCCGCGGCGCATCATCAGGCCACCGGCAAGCGCACGCTGCTCGACGTCGCGGTGCGCGCCGCCGATCTCCTCGACCGCACGTTCGGCCCGGGCAAGGCGTCGATCTGGCCCGGACACCAGGTCACCGAGATGGGGCTCGTGCGCCTGTACCGCGTGACCGGAGAGGCACGCTACCTCGCGCTGGCGAAGTTCCTGCTCGACGCGCGCGGCCCCAACGCCGGCGAGAAGACCAACCCTCGCGGACTCGAGTACAACCAGGCGCACCTGCGCGCCGTCGAGCAGACCGAGCCGGTCGGGCACGCCGTCCGCGCCATGTACATGTACGCGGGCATGGCCGATGTCGCCGCGATCACCGGCGACGTGGCTTACGCCAGGGCGCTGGATGCCATCTGGACGCACACGGTCGGCAGCAAGCTGTACGTCACCGGCGGCATCGGCGCGACCGGGGCGGGCGAGGCATTCGGCGCGCGGTACGAGCTGCCGAACATGAGTGCGTACAACGAGACGTGCGCGTCGGTGGGCATGGATTTCTGGAACCACCGGCTCTTCCTGCTGCACGGCGACGGCAAGTACGTCGACGTGCTCGAGCGCACGCTGTTCAACGCGCTGCTGTCGGGCGTTGCCCTCGACGGGCGCACGTACTTCTACCCGAACCCGCTCGAGTCCATCGGGCAGCACCAGCGCAGCCCCTGGTTCGGTGTCGCCTGCTGCCCGGGCAACATCACCCGGTTCCTGGCTTCGCTCCCCGGTTACCTGTACGCGCACCAGGGCGACACGATCTTCGTCAACCTGTATGCGGCCGGCACGGCCCGCATCGACACCGATGGCGGCCACCGCGTCACCCTGCGCCAGCAGACCCGCTACCCGTGGGACGGACGCGTCTCGGTGACCGTGACGCCGGAAGCCTCGCGCAGCTTCGCGCTCAAGCTGCGCATCCCGGGCTGGGCCCGCGAGCAACCCGTGCCGAGCGACCTCTATCGCTTCGACGACGGGCCCGCGCCGGCGCCGACGCTGACGGTCAACGGCGCGGCCGTGCCGGTCGAGGTCGATCGCGGCTACGCGACGATCCGACGCGCGTGGAACGCTGGCGACGTCGTGACGCTGGACCTGCCGATGCCGGCGCGCCGGGTGCGCGCCCATCCGTCGGTCGAAGCCGACCGCGACCGGGTCGCCGTGCAACGCGGCCCCATCGTCATGGCGGCCGAGTGGCCGGACAACGACGGCGACGTCCGCAACGTCGTCATCGCGGCGGACGCGCCGCTCGCGACGCGCTTCCGCGCCGACCTGCTCGGCGGCGTCCCGGTGGTCACGACGCGGGGCACGGCGCTGGCCCGCGCCCGCGACGGCAGCCTGACGCGACGCCCGCGCGAGGTCACGCTGATTCCGTATGCCACGTGGGCCAACAGGGGCGCCGGTCCGATGGCCGTGTGGCTCGCCACCAGCGACGCCGCCGCGAAGCCGCGCCCGTTCCCCACCGTATCGGTGCGCAGCACGGTGACGACGTCGCCGGCCCGGCGGAGCCCGCGCCCGATCAACGACGGCGAACTTCCCGCCTCGTCAGGGGACTCGACGGCGTACTTCGACTGGTGGCCCCGCAAGGGCGAGACGGCGTGGGTCGAGTACGCGCTGGCCGAGGCGGCCACCGTCGACCACGCGGCGGTGTACTGGTTCGACGACACCGGCCGGGGCGAGGTGCGGGTCCCGGCGTCATGGCACATCGAGTACCGGCAGGGCGACAAGTGGATCCCCGTCCAGGCGACGGGCGCCTACGGCACGGCGAAGGACGCGATGAACCGCGTCGCCTTCGGCCCCGTTCGCACGACCGCGCTGCGCCTCGTCGTGGTGATGCAGCCCGGCTTCTCGGCGGGCCTCCAGGAGTGGAGCGTGGACTGA